From a single Alphaproteobacteria bacterium genomic region:
- a CDS encoding GFA family protein, with amino-acid sequence MTGADEHSGGCQCGAMRYAVSGAAIWSAGCCCRDCARAAGTPYIVWVGFPPDRVRFLSGAPRVHASSEGVLRGFCERCGTTLTYGRDPAFEAVEPTLYVAAATLDDPDAYPPSEVVWYDQRPGWFALAGDIPLHGEVSPENAARSYARVLETK; translated from the coding sequence ATGACGGGAGCCGACGAACATTCCGGTGGCTGCCAGTGCGGCGCCATGCGCTATGCGGTATCCGGAGCGGCCATCTGGTCTGCCGGCTGTTGCTGTCGCGACTGCGCCCGGGCCGCCGGAACGCCCTATATCGTCTGGGTCGGGTTCCCGCCGGACCGGGTGCGGTTCCTCTCCGGTGCGCCGCGGGTCCACGCCTCGTCCGAAGGCGTGCTCCGGGGTTTCTGCGAGCGCTGCGGGACGACCCTGACCTATGGCCGCGACCCGGCCTTCGAGGCGGTCGAGCCCACGCTCTACGTGGCGGCGGCGACGCTCGACGATCCCGACGCCTACCCGCCGAGCGAGGTCGTCTGGTATGACCAGCGGCCGGGCTGGTTCGCCCTGGCGGGCGACATCCCGCTCCACGGCGAGGTCAGCCCGGAGAACGCCGCGCGGTCCTATGCCCGGGTCCTCGAGACGAAGTGA
- a CDS encoding aromatic-ring-hydroxylating dioxygenase subunit beta codes for MTIWWTASGPPSKRLCRRPVATDVAAARSGEDLFIVADDLQILSGRVTRLKSVHAYSESPQSKTRHFVSNVQAAATGDGLIEVKANFLVTQARKGLVDTFVGAYHHVLKRDGGELRYLRRRAILDHDALRPHGRVTIIL; via the coding sequence TTGACGATATGGTGGACGGCATCCGGGCCGCCGTCAAAGCGATTGTGCCGCCGGCCGGTGGCCACCGACGTCGCCGCCGCCCGCAGCGGCGAGGATTTGTTCATCGTCGCCGACGATCTGCAGATCCTGAGCGGACGGGTCACCCGGCTGAAGAGCGTCCACGCCTATTCCGAGAGCCCGCAGTCGAAGACCCGGCACTTCGTCTCCAACGTCCAGGCCGCGGCGACCGGCGACGGCCTGATCGAGGTCAAGGCGAATTTTCTCGTCACCCAGGCGCGCAAGGGTCTCGTCGATACCTTCGTCGGCGCCTACCACCATGTCCTCAAACGCGACGGCGGGGAACTCCGCTACCTTCGCCGGCGGGCGATCCTCGACCACGATGCGCTGCGCCCCCACGGTCGGGTGACGATCATTCTTTAG